The Sagittula sp. P11 genome window below encodes:
- a CDS encoding 1-acyl-sn-glycerol-3-phosphate acyltransferase produces MSYTWEGEEPPAHPPFTLSERLRVAWRGTPIALVLVTGLLLMMLLRLIERPLHGMDRPWTPHITRVVCRFVLRIMGLKVRAGGSPPAPRGALVANHSSWLDIFVLNSRWPVYFVSKAEVAGWPGIGLLARATGTVFITRDRRDAAAQTALFRERLAHGHRLLFFPEGTSTDGLRVLTFRTPLFAAFFDEDLVHEVSVQAVSLAYHAPEGADPRFYGWWGGMDFAPSLARVLAQRRQGSVDLVCHAPVRVDDYANRKSLAHALETQVRAGHERALSRKG; encoded by the coding sequence ATGAGCTACACCTGGGAGGGGGAAGAGCCGCCGGCCCATCCGCCCTTCACCCTGTCCGAACGGCTGCGCGTGGCCTGGCGCGGCACGCCGATCGCGCTGGTGCTGGTGACGGGGCTGCTGCTCATGATGCTCCTGCGCCTCATCGAGCGTCCGCTGCACGGCATGGACCGCCCCTGGACGCCGCACATCACCCGCGTGGTCTGCCGCTTCGTGCTGCGGATCATGGGGCTGAAGGTCAGGGCGGGCGGCAGCCCGCCCGCGCCGCGCGGCGCGCTTGTGGCCAACCATTCCTCCTGGCTCGACATCTTCGTGCTGAACAGCCGCTGGCCGGTCTACTTCGTCTCCAAGGCGGAGGTGGCGGGCTGGCCGGGTATCGGCCTCCTGGCGCGGGCGACCGGCACTGTCTTCATCACCCGCGACCGCCGCGATGCCGCCGCGCAGACTGCGCTTTTCCGCGAACGGCTGGCCCACGGCCACCGGCTGCTGTTCTTTCCCGAGGGCACCTCGACCGACGGCCTGCGCGTCCTGACCTTCCGCACGCCGCTCTTTGCCGCCTTCTTCGACGAGGACCTGGTGCACGAGGTGTCGGTGCAGGCGGTCAGCCTCGCCTACCACGCGCCCGAAGGCGCCGATCCGCGGTTCTATGGCTGGTGGGGCGGCATGGACTTCGCGCCCTCGCTGGCCCGCGTGCTGGCGCAGCGGCGGCAGGGATCGGTGGACCTGGTCTGCCATGCGCCGGTGCGGGTCGACGATTACGCCAACCGCAAGAGCCTGGCCCACGCGCTGGAGACGCAGGTCCGCGCGGGGCACGAGCGGGCGCTGTCGCGGAAGGGGTGA
- a CDS encoding thiamine phosphate synthase — translation MTQPETPQIYLVTPPEIELSRFPAELRRVLDGAEIACLRLSLATRDEDRLMRAADAVREVAHAADVALVIDTHVVLAERLGLDGVHLLDGGRGVRAARKTLGPDAIVGCHCGQSRHEGMSAGEAGADYVTFGPVGGALGDGAHAETELFQWWSEVIEVPVVAEGGLDPENIATLAPFADFFAVGEEIWNDDDPLAALKRLQAAMIPG, via the coding sequence ATGACCCAGCCCGAGACCCCCCAGATCTACCTCGTCACCCCGCCGGAAATCGAGCTTTCGCGCTTTCCGGCCGAGCTGAGGCGCGTGCTGGACGGGGCCGAGATCGCCTGCCTGCGCCTGTCGCTGGCCACCCGCGACGAGGACCGCCTGATGCGCGCCGCCGATGCCGTGCGCGAGGTCGCCCATGCCGCCGACGTGGCGCTGGTGATCGACACCCACGTGGTGCTGGCGGAACGGCTGGGCCTCGACGGTGTGCACCTGCTCGACGGCGGGCGCGGCGTCCGCGCCGCCCGCAAGACGCTGGGACCCGATGCCATCGTCGGCTGCCACTGCGGCCAGTCCCGGCACGAGGGCATGTCGGCGGGCGAAGCCGGTGCGGATTACGTGACCTTCGGCCCGGTGGGCGGCGCCCTGGGCGACGGCGCCCACGCCGAAACCGAGCTGTTCCAGTGGTGGTCCGAGGTGATCGAGGTTCCGGTCGTGGCCGAAGGCGGCCTCGACCCCGAGAACATTGCAACCCTCGCCCCCTTCGCCGACTTCTTCGCCGTGGGCGAGGAGATCTGGAACGACGATGACCCGCTGGCCGCGCTGAAACGCCTGCAGGCCGCCATGATCCCCGGCTGA
- a CDS encoding RNA methyltransferase, with amino-acid sequence MTRGTQQPAIVLVRPQMGENIGAAARAMWNFGLDRMRVVGPRDGWPNPKAVAMASGAGRLLDEAQHTDTLADALADCHFVLATTARSRDLTKTVYEPREAMAEAARRIAAGQRVAVMFGPERAGLENEDVAQASAIVTVPVNPEFYSLNLAQCVLLMSYEWQRATAEFAPKAEALAGTEVAEGHEVEHLARHYEQQLDEAGFFFPETKAEGMKLNLRNMWSRMPLTRADVQMLHGMMRQMVRWANKKAG; translated from the coding sequence ATGACCCGAGGGACACAGCAGCCGGCCATCGTGCTGGTCCGCCCGCAGATGGGCGAGAACATCGGCGCTGCGGCGCGGGCCATGTGGAATTTCGGGCTGGACCGGATGCGGGTCGTGGGGCCGCGCGACGGCTGGCCGAACCCGAAGGCGGTGGCCATGGCCTCCGGCGCGGGGCGCCTGCTGGACGAGGCGCAGCACACCGACACGCTGGCCGATGCGCTGGCGGACTGCCATTTCGTGCTGGCCACCACGGCGCGGTCGCGCGACCTGACGAAGACGGTCTACGAGCCGCGCGAAGCCATGGCCGAGGCCGCCCGCCGGATCGCCGCGGGCCAGCGCGTGGCGGTGATGTTCGGCCCCGAGCGCGCGGGGCTGGAGAACGAGGACGTGGCGCAGGCCAGTGCCATCGTCACCGTCCCGGTCAACCCGGAGTTCTACTCCCTGAACCTCGCGCAATGCGTGCTCCTGATGTCCTACGAATGGCAGCGCGCCACGGCGGAATTTGCGCCCAAGGCGGAGGCGCTGGCAGGGACCGAGGTCGCCGAGGGCCACGAGGTCGAGCATCTGGCCCGGCACTACGAGCAGCAGCTGGACGAGGCGGGGTTCTTCTTTCCCGAGACCAAGGCCGAAGGCATGAAGCTCAACCTGCGCAACATGTGGTCGCGCATGCCGCTCACCCGGGCCGACGTGCAGATGCTGCACGGCATGATGCGCCAGATGGTGCGGTGGGCCAATAAAAAGGCCGGCTGA
- a CDS encoding SH3 domain-containing protein, with the protein MKTILLSAAIATASLAGTAALADQVWVGGSALNARSGPGTHYAKVTTFPACTELNAVGYANGWAKVTWHNAYYWVSAKYLRGQACAPRAAQPKNTYRQPSYRPNGYSY; encoded by the coding sequence ATGAAGACGATCCTGCTTTCCGCCGCCATCGCCACAGCGAGCCTTGCGGGAACGGCGGCCCTGGCCGATCAGGTCTGGGTGGGCGGCAGCGCGCTGAACGCTCGCAGCGGGCCGGGCACGCACTACGCAAAGGTCACCACCTTCCCCGCCTGCACCGAGCTGAACGCCGTGGGTTACGCCAACGGCTGGGCCAAGGTGACCTGGCACAACGCCTATTACTGGGTCTCCGCGAAATACCTGCGGGGTCAGGCCTGCGCACCGCGCGCCGCCCAACCGAAGAACACCTACCGCCAGCCCAGCTACCGGCCCAACGGCTACAGCTACTGA
- a CDS encoding COX15/CtaA family protein, giving the protein MAEKRKLFEEVGAETPKQAPTGGMIDKASRGARGAIRIWLMVLFVLVVVMIAVGGLTRLTDSGLSITEWKPVTGALPPMSEAAWTAEFDKYREIPEYQLQNKGMSMSEFKTIYWWEWGHRQLGRLIGVVWALGFFGFLLAGRMPRGTSGIGLLYGGIASLGIGALAIAGSIAGLLPLDTNGLVAAMIAALVVFLLGFMREEAPDWIPRLLFIGLLGALQGAVGWWMVHSGLSGERLDVASYRLATHLGVAFVILGYIAWYTYALARPERDLMQARRLGEAKLFGMTTGLLHFAFLQILLGALVAGIDAGRNYPSWPLMEGGLWPSDMFVESPAWRNFFENPGLVQFMHRMAGYLLFAFGVVVWLRGRRSANSDTRYRYNAMFAMLLLQVVIGIVTVVYMAPLHIAILHQFGAVLLWALILRARFAARYPVPQSVRGPK; this is encoded by the coding sequence ATGGCCGAGAAACGCAAGCTCTTCGAGGAGGTTGGCGCCGAGACGCCGAAACAGGCCCCCACCGGCGGGATGATCGACAAGGCAAGCCGCGGCGCGCGCGGGGCGATCCGGATCTGGCTGATGGTGCTCTTTGTGCTGGTCGTGGTGATGATCGCCGTGGGCGGGCTGACCCGGCTGACCGACAGCGGCCTGTCGATCACGGAATGGAAGCCGGTCACCGGGGCGCTGCCGCCGATGTCGGAAGCCGCCTGGACGGCCGAGTTCGACAAGTACCGCGAGATCCCGGAATACCAGTTGCAGAACAAGGGCATGTCCATGTCCGAGTTCAAGACGATCTACTGGTGGGAATGGGGCCACCGGCAGCTTGGCCGGCTGATCGGCGTCGTCTGGGCGCTTGGCTTCTTCGGGTTCCTGCTGGCCGGCCGGATGCCGCGCGGCACCTCGGGCATCGGACTTCTGTACGGCGGCATAGCCTCGCTCGGCATCGGTGCGCTGGCCATAGCGGGCAGCATCGCGGGCCTCCTGCCGCTGGACACCAACGGCCTCGTCGCGGCGATGATCGCGGCGCTGGTGGTGTTCCTCCTCGGCTTCATGCGCGAGGAGGCGCCGGACTGGATCCCGCGCCTGCTGTTCATCGGTCTGCTCGGCGCGCTGCAGGGCGCGGTCGGCTGGTGGATGGTGCATTCCGGCCTGTCCGGCGAACGGCTCGACGTGGCCTCCTACCGGCTGGCGACGCACCTTGGCGTGGCCTTCGTCATCCTCGGCTACATCGCGTGGTACACTTACGCGCTCGCCCGTCCGGAGCGTGACCTGATGCAGGCCCGCAGGCTGGGCGAGGCCAAGCTCTTCGGCATGACCACGGGCCTTCTGCACTTTGCCTTCCTGCAGATCCTGCTGGGCGCGCTGGTGGCGGGCATCGACGCGGGCCGCAACTACCCGAGCTGGCCGCTGATGGAAGGCGGGCTCTGGCCGTCGGACATGTTCGTCGAAAGCCCGGCCTGGCGGAACTTCTTCGAGAACCCCGGCCTCGTGCAGTTCATGCACCGCATGGCGGGCTACCTGCTCTTTGCCTTCGGCGTCGTGGTCTGGCTGAGGGGCCGCCGCTCGGCCAATTCCGACACCCGTTACCGCTACAATGCGATGTTCGCCATGTTGCTCCTGCAGGTGGTCATCGGTATCGTTACGGTTGTGTATATGGCACCGTTGCACATCGCGATCCTTCACCAGTTCGGTGCCGTCCTTCTTTGGGCACTGATCCTGCGCGCAAGGTTTGCGGCACGCTACCCGGTGCCCCAGTCTGTCAGGGGACCCAAGTGA
- a CDS encoding carboxypeptidase M32 has protein sequence MAFQRDTEALAQIAGRLSWDQETMMPRGAADQRSDERAAMEAVLHQRRIDPRVRDWLEAIPTDGLSEQDRAKLRLIRRDHDRAAKVPERLASEIARTVSRGHVTWAEARADDDFASFAPVLSEILKLRQEEAAALACGGDLYDALLDKYEPEARAEDLVAMFGALRPRLVALREAVLSKPALPGLTKSFNEQGQMKLARLLAKTFGYDFRRGRVDKAVHPFSSGSGDDVRITTRTVPLDPFNCLYSTIHEVGHAAYEQNVDPSYRLTPLGQGVSMGVHESQSRIYENQLGRSRAFCGWLYHQMRDTFGDFGIPDEDTFYGAVNQVRNGYIRTEADELQYNLHVLLRFDLERALVAGDLNVNDLETAWNDRFKADFGFEVDKPSNGVLQDVHWSAGLFGYFPTYSLGNVYAGCLHKALTEAVPDLDAQLARGDTSAATAWLRDNLQHHGSLYQPRALIEKATGSAPSEEPLLDYLEAKFTALYDL, from the coding sequence ATGGCCTTCCAGCGCGACACCGAAGCGCTGGCCCAGATCGCGGGACGTCTGTCCTGGGATCAGGAAACGATGATGCCGCGCGGTGCGGCGGACCAGCGCAGCGACGAACGCGCGGCGATGGAGGCGGTGCTCCACCAGCGCCGCATCGACCCGCGCGTGCGCGACTGGCTCGAGGCGATCCCGACCGATGGCCTGTCGGAGCAGGACCGCGCCAAGCTGCGGCTCATCCGGCGCGACCACGACCGCGCCGCCAAGGTGCCCGAACGGCTGGCGTCGGAGATCGCGCGCACCGTCAGCCGGGGCCATGTCACCTGGGCGGAGGCGCGCGCCGACGACGACTTTGCCTCCTTCGCGCCGGTCCTGTCGGAGATCCTGAAACTGCGGCAGGAAGAAGCCGCGGCGCTGGCCTGCGGCGGCGACCTCTACGATGCGCTGCTGGACAAGTACGAACCGGAGGCGCGCGCCGAGGACCTCGTCGCCATGTTCGGCGCGCTCAGGCCGCGGCTGGTGGCGCTGCGCGAGGCGGTGCTGTCGAAACCCGCGCTGCCCGGCCTGACGAAATCCTTCAACGAGCAGGGGCAGATGAAGCTCGCCCGCCTGCTGGCGAAGACCTTCGGCTACGACTTCCGCCGGGGGCGCGTCGACAAGGCGGTGCACCCGTTCTCCTCCGGCTCCGGCGACGACGTGCGCATCACCACGCGCACCGTGCCGCTCGACCCGTTCAACTGTCTCTACTCGACGATCCACGAGGTCGGCCATGCCGCCTACGAACAGAACGTCGATCCGTCCTACCGCCTGACGCCGCTGGGGCAGGGTGTGTCGATGGGCGTGCACGAATCGCAAAGCCGGATCTACGAGAACCAGCTTGGCCGCTCGCGCGCCTTCTGTGGCTGGCTCTACCACCAGATGCGCGACACCTTCGGCGACTTCGGCATCCCCGACGAGGACACCTTCTACGGCGCCGTGAACCAGGTGCGGAACGGCTACATCCGGACAGAGGCGGACGAACTGCAGTACAACCTGCACGTGCTGCTGCGCTTCGACCTCGAACGCGCGCTGGTGGCGGGCGACCTGAACGTCAACGACCTCGAAACCGCGTGGAACGACCGGTTCAAGGCCGATTTCGGGTTCGAGGTCGACAAGCCGTCTAACGGCGTCCTGCAGGATGTGCACTGGTCGGCGGGCCTTTTCGGCTACTTCCCGACCTACAGCCTCGGCAACGTCTATGCGGGCTGCCTGCACAAGGCGCTGACCGAAGCGGTGCCGGACCTCGACGCGCAACTGGCGCGCGGCGATACCTCTGCCGCGACGGCCTGGCTCAGGGACAACCTCCAGCACCACGGCAGCCTCTACCAGCCGCGCGCGCTGATCGAGAAGGCGACCGGCAGCGCCCCTTCGGAGGAACCACTGCTCGATTACCTCGAAGCGAAGTTCACCGCGCTCTACGATCTCTAG
- a CDS encoding DUF6614 family protein, with protein sequence MNLYTCAIDLKNDAKALVFAKALDDWMSHLRAIGAIESWRLMRRKLNLASGAHRDFLLEIEVKDMTQLDKAFRALGAHDDTVEGLYRAVHELIAVAETGLYRPFPDPERAERMALI encoded by the coding sequence ATGAACCTGTACACCTGTGCAATCGACCTGAAGAACGACGCCAAGGCGCTTGTCTTTGCCAAGGCGCTGGATGACTGGATGTCCCATCTGCGGGCCATCGGCGCGATCGAAAGCTGGCGCCTGATGCGCCGCAAGCTGAACCTCGCCTCTGGCGCGCACCGCGATTTCCTGCTGGAGATCGAGGTAAAGGACATGACCCAGCTGGACAAGGCGTTCCGGGCGCTTGGCGCCCATGACGACACGGTGGAGGGGCTGTACCGCGCGGTGCACGAACTGATCGCGGTGGCGGAGACCGGGCTTTACCGCCCCTTCCCCGACCCGGAGCGCGCGGAACGCATGGCGCTGATCTGA
- a CDS encoding LysR family transcriptional regulator, which produces MENWDDLRFLVALARTGTMKAAALMLGTNTATVSRRIDRLSETLGEAAFIKTPGGWQPSEAVKGLIQIAQTFDGQIQTALHSRVGTDAAPIPLRLGSVPFIARNILIPGMNRYGDLLDGIELHLTDRVFKDGLGDHDIVIQTNRPAEGRVVTRRVGRLPVRLYRPAGVPEPKNWAGYSAQMDDMPFQKFGFDAFGKPPKIRVSSADAIISVAKAAGLAAPLPDLVGMNDPELVAYDPERPPHVIEVWMFYHETRRDDPVIRNTVDFVLGCFEDIETTRTERAAAE; this is translated from the coding sequence ATGGAAAACTGGGACGATCTGAGGTTTCTCGTGGCCCTGGCCCGCACCGGCACGATGAAGGCGGCCGCCCTGATGCTGGGCACCAACACCGCCACCGTATCCCGCCGGATCGACAGGCTGTCGGAGACGCTGGGAGAGGCGGCCTTCATCAAGACGCCCGGCGGCTGGCAGCCATCCGAGGCGGTGAAGGGCCTGATCCAGATCGCCCAGACCTTCGACGGCCAGATCCAGACCGCGCTTCACAGCCGCGTCGGGACGGACGCCGCGCCGATTCCGCTGAGGCTGGGCTCTGTCCCCTTCATCGCGCGCAACATCCTGATCCCCGGCATGAATCGCTACGGCGACCTCTTGGACGGGATCGAACTGCACCTGACCGACCGCGTCTTCAAGGACGGGCTCGGGGATCATGACATCGTCATCCAGACGAACCGGCCCGCCGAGGGCCGCGTTGTGACGCGCCGGGTGGGCCGCCTGCCCGTGCGCCTCTACCGCCCCGCAGGCGTGCCCGAGCCGAAGAACTGGGCGGGCTACAGCGCCCAGATGGATGACATGCCGTTCCAGAAATTCGGCTTCGACGCCTTTGGCAAGCCGCCCAAGATCCGGGTGAGCAGCGCGGATGCCATCATCAGCGTCGCCAAGGCCGCGGGGCTGGCGGCCCCCCTGCCCGACCTCGTCGGGATGAACGATCCGGAGCTGGTGGCCTACGATCCGGAGAGGCCGCCGCATGTGATCGAGGTGTGGATGTTCTACCACGAAACCCGCCGCGACGACCCAGTGATCCGCAACACCGTCGACTTCGTCCTGGGCTGTTTCGAGGACATCGAGACCACAAGGACCGAGCGCGCCGCCGCAGAGTAA
- the gyrA gene encoding DNA gyrase subunit A, with product MTDTPEPPENEEEKRPSYIGPSISIEEEMKSSYLDYAMSVIVSRAIPDLRDGLKPVHRRILYAMHEGGYTPDKSYRKSAKSVGEVMGNYHPHGDSAIYDALVRMAQDFSMSLPLIDGQGNFGSMDGDPPAAMRYTESRLAKSALQLLVDIDKETVDFQDNYDGKEREPTVLPARYPNVLVNGAEGIAVGMATRIPPHNLGEVIDATLALMDNPDLSSEDLMEWVKGPDFPTGGIMLGRSGARKAYLEGRGSVIIRAATRVEEIRKDRYAIVISAIPYQVNKATMIERIAEAARDKKIEGIAHVQDESDRDGVRVVVELKRDATAEVVLNQLFRFTPMQTSFGCNMLALNGGKPEQLTLRGFLSAFLDFREDVIARRTAYLLRKARERSHVLCGLAVAVSNVDEVVATIRSSADAAEARQRLMERRWPAHEILPYIALIDDPTHKANEDGTYNLSETQARAILDLRLQRLTQIGVKEVTDELEDLASKIKDYLEILSSRERITGIIREEMTAIRDEFAVPRRTEIVDWAGDLDDEDLIEREDMVVTVTAGGYIKRTALADFRAQKRGGKGLSGGGLKEDDVVTTLFVANTHTQLLFFTTDGMVYKLKTWRLPLGGRTSKGKAIVNILPIPAGVSIAAIMPVDRDEDEWDDLQIVFATSKGSVRRNRLSDFTNVMRNGKIAMKFEGEDENTRLINARICSEDDDVMLVTNSGRAIRFPVPEVRVFNSRNSTGVRGIRLMNGDEVVSMSVIRHFEAESDERASYLKMRRLMAGVTDDEAGDEEGDADTPLPQERYAEMSAVENLILTVTAKGLGKLSSSHDYPVRGRGGQGVTAWEKSMRGGDIVASFPVEQGDQIMLATSTGQSIRVPVDGISFRSRSAGGVRVFNTGAGETVVSVAWIADQADEEPEDSAD from the coding sequence GTGACCGATACGCCCGAACCCCCTGAAAACGAAGAAGAAAAGCGTCCGAGCTACATCGGCCCCTCGATCTCCATCGAAGAAGAGATGAAGTCGAGCTATCTCGATTACGCGATGAGCGTGATCGTGAGCCGGGCGATTCCGGACCTGCGCGACGGCCTAAAACCTGTGCACCGGCGCATCCTCTACGCGATGCACGAAGGCGGTTACACGCCCGACAAGTCGTACCGGAAGTCGGCGAAATCCGTGGGCGAGGTGATGGGCAACTATCACCCGCACGGCGATTCCGCGATCTACGACGCGCTGGTCCGCATGGCGCAGGACTTCTCCATGTCGCTGCCGCTGATCGACGGCCAGGGCAACTTCGGCTCCATGGACGGCGACCCGCCGGCGGCCATGCGTTACACCGAAAGCCGGCTGGCGAAATCCGCGCTGCAATTGCTGGTGGATATCGACAAGGAAACCGTCGATTTCCAGGACAACTACGACGGCAAGGAACGTGAGCCCACGGTTCTGCCGGCCCGCTATCCCAACGTGCTGGTCAACGGCGCCGAAGGCATCGCCGTCGGCATGGCGACCCGCATCCCGCCGCACAACCTCGGCGAGGTGATCGACGCGACGCTGGCGCTTATGGACAACCCCGACCTCAGCTCCGAGGACCTGATGGAATGGGTCAAGGGCCCGGACTTCCCCACCGGGGGCATCATGCTGGGCCGGTCCGGCGCGCGGAAGGCCTACCTCGAAGGGCGCGGGTCGGTCATCATCCGTGCCGCCACCCGGGTCGAGGAGATCCGCAAGGACCGCTATGCCATCGTCATCAGCGCCATCCCCTACCAGGTGAACAAGGCCACGATGATCGAGCGCATCGCCGAGGCCGCGCGCGACAAGAAGATCGAGGGCATCGCCCACGTCCAGGATGAATCCGACCGCGATGGCGTGCGGGTCGTGGTGGAACTGAAGCGCGACGCCACCGCCGAGGTGGTGCTGAACCAGCTTTTCCGCTTTACCCCGATGCAGACCTCCTTTGGCTGCAACATGCTGGCGCTGAACGGCGGCAAGCCCGAGCAGCTCACGCTGCGCGGTTTCCTGTCGGCGTTCCTCGACTTCCGCGAGGACGTGATCGCGCGCCGCACCGCCTACCTGCTGCGCAAGGCCCGCGAACGGTCTCACGTGCTGTGCGGTCTGGCCGTGGCGGTGTCGAACGTCGACGAGGTCGTGGCGACGATCCGGTCGTCCGCCGATGCGGCGGAGGCCCGGCAGCGGCTGATGGAGCGGCGCTGGCCCGCGCACGAGATCCTGCCCTACATCGCGCTGATCGACGATCCGACCCACAAGGCCAACGAGGACGGCACCTACAACCTGTCCGAAACGCAGGCCCGTGCGATCCTCGACCTGCGCCTGCAGCGCCTGACCCAGATCGGTGTCAAGGAAGTCACCGACGAGCTGGAAGACCTGGCGTCCAAGATCAAGGACTACCTGGAGATCCTGTCGAGCCGCGAGCGGATCACCGGCATCATCCGCGAGGAAATGACCGCCATCCGCGACGAGTTCGCCGTGCCGCGCCGCACGGAGATCGTCGACTGGGCCGGCGACCTCGACGACGAGGACCTGATCGAGCGCGAGGACATGGTCGTGACCGTCACCGCGGGCGGCTACATCAAGCGCACCGCGCTGGCTGACTTCCGCGCGCAGAAGCGCGGCGGCAAGGGGCTGTCCGGTGGCGGGCTGAAGGAGGACGACGTCGTCACGACGCTGTTTGTCGCCAACACCCACACGCAGCTTCTGTTCTTCACGACGGACGGCATGGTCTACAAGCTGAAGACATGGCGCCTGCCGCTGGGCGGACGCACGTCGAAGGGCAAGGCGATCGTCAACATCCTGCCGATCCCGGCCGGTGTCTCCATCGCCGCGATCATGCCCGTGGACCGGGACGAGGACGAGTGGGACGACCTTCAGATCGTCTTTGCGACCTCCAAGGGTTCGGTCCGCCGCAACCGGCTGTCGGATTTCACCAACGTCATGCGCAACGGCAAGATCGCGATGAAGTTCGAGGGCGAGGACGAGAACACCCGCCTGATCAACGCGCGCATCTGTTCGGAGGATGACGACGTGATGCTGGTCACCAACTCCGGCCGGGCGATCCGTTTCCCGGTGCCGGAGGTGCGGGTCTTCAACTCGCGCAATTCGACCGGCGTGCGCGGCATCCGCCTGATGAACGGCGACGAGGTCGTGTCGATGTCGGTGATCCGCCACTTCGAGGCGGAGTCGGACGAACGTGCCAGCTATCTCAAGATGCGCCGCCTGATGGCCGGCGTGACAGACGACGAGGCCGGCGACGAGGAAGGCGATGCGGACACGCCGCTGCCGCAGGAACGCTATGCGGAGATGTCGGCGGTCGAGAACCTGATCCTGACCGTCACCGCCAAGGGCCTGGGCAAGCTGTCGTCCTCGCACGATTACCCGGTGCGCGGACGTGGCGGCCAGGGTGTCACCGCGTGGGAGAAATCCATGCGCGGCGGCGATATCGTGGCCTCCTTCCCGGTGGAACAGGGCGACCAGATCATGCTGGCGACCTCTACCGGCCAGTCGATCCGGGTGCCGGTGGACGGCATCTCGTTCCGGTCGCGGAGCGCGGGCGGCGTGCGGGTGTTCAACACCGGCGCGGGCGAAACCGTGGTGTCCGTGGCATGGATCGCGGACCAGGCCGACGAAGAGCCCGAGGACAGCGCCGACTGA
- a CDS encoding usg protein produces MQMTETELMLKGYGLTTAEIFYRMPDYRNVLNTFVWQDYDLAPDHPKLFGFIEFWQDRIEGPLHSIRFTHRKMISPGEWRNVVGEFRYH; encoded by the coding sequence ATGCAGATGACCGAAACGGAATTGATGCTGAAAGGCTACGGGCTCACCACGGCAGAGATCTTCTATCGCATGCCGGATTACCGCAACGTGCTGAACACCTTCGTCTGGCAGGATTACGACCTGGCGCCGGACCATCCGAAGCTTTTCGGCTTCATCGAGTTCTGGCAGGACAGGATCGAGGGGCCGCTGCACTCCATCCGTTTCACCCACCGCAAGATGATCTCGCCGGGCGAATGGCGCAACGTGGTGGGTGAATTCCGCTACCACTGA